Proteins encoded together in one bacterium window:
- a CDS encoding CRISPR-associated protein Csx11 produces MLVLDNLKEHRNEILKAEIGALLFNLGKTHIGFRWWRKNFQHLQQQFKWSSYKEYIDKNHFDNEISSVSQKLRDFFNNLKINIANIISDLEIKDIMLGGESNKDSNKDSNKDFVEKVFFRGCENINSGIDKGNPVKQLTPPLWLSNAFGSFKFELDEKDFDDARLEFFRDLDCFLLRNNYYQSPDWKEIRKFVFEKVKPWYSKLLSDSRYPVNDVTLWDQAYMTASMFKAVLANMILENSTVQNYLNNPASIRWRILGIQYDKLGLAEKGFKPSHIKWYRDISREIDEEIKKLLEYEYPVGNEVYRDETGIYFIVGEDLGDDKNDLAILRNDLNGIKEEILKIFKEKSKDEFYPSIFLTKASRGLMNLTNLLEKARENFLKADWSKKKALMNSDDAIGICQVCKQRLVFEGDKREENKNICKTCYEEKTQGRVEEWLKNRSGETIWMSELKDKNDRIALVVMKFELMDWLNGDLLNTLVLQTGINWKDDFNKFVSELKNICKNNQDIEVENTVLKKYTDKALHGLKINQNKIIESLLLERSIGDKWEKFIKNKLGKNVDFDNREIKWNLLSEDDDTNNISFLSTLILQFLLRKNPSPARLRRIWESTKEFFEEIEEKFLCVAKIPDERRYRLYWENINISDGEYFDGNAIFWAKDKKVYLISYLKELTTSSFKLKKYENETDTGIELQLNNAKKETYKPYMSIIDPTPISWQFIIPAEYVPDFIKNVQELYDEHFKYVYGKLPLHIGVVIQDYKKPLYVGINALRKIRRDVEDRNELWIDIGAKEFKNIYNEKRGKEQKEEQCNEPYKYYSLYFGDFRGKDYEFYIEPEATKKYWIENIDEIPDDNKIKYIPNTFDFEFLDTNTRRNDIYYDDANNYKRILEFKDSRPYDIEKSFDLFLNFKDVFLKSTAKSKLNNLVSLLYDKLENFDGNAPLFLASAIINILEPHKNQEINEFIKKWFEINNVSHEEIKDKISQEKIKQFLDIYEFWHKALKEV; encoded by the coding sequence ATGTTAGTATTAGACAATTTAAAAGAACATAGAAATGAAATTTTAAAAGCTGAGATAGGAGCTTTGCTTTTTAATCTTGGGAAAACCCATATAGGCTTTCGTTGGTGGAGGAAAAATTTTCAACATTTACAACAGCAATTTAAGTGGAGTAGTTATAAAGAATATATTGATAAAAATCACTTTGACAATGAAATAAGTAGTGTCTCACAAAAACTCAGAGATTTTTTTAATAATCTTAAAATAAACATCGCAAATATAATTTCGGATTTAGAAATCAAAGATATAATGCTTGGGGGAGAAAGCAATAAGGATAGCAATAAGGATAGCAATAAGGATTTTGTAGAAAAGGTTTTCTTCCGGGGATGTGAGAATATAAATTCAGGAATAGACAAAGGAAACCCTGTTAAGCAATTAACCCCCCCTTTATGGCTTTCTAATGCTTTTGGAAGTTTTAAGTTTGAATTAGATGAAAAGGATTTTGATGATGCCAGACTGGAATTTTTTAGGGACCTGGATTGTTTTCTCCTAAGAAATAATTATTATCAAAGCCCAGACTGGAAGGAAATAAGAAAGTTTGTTTTTGAAAAAGTAAAGCCCTGGTATTCAAAACTCTTAAGTGATAGTAGATATCCAGTTAACGATGTAACCCTCTGGGACCAGGCTTATATGACTGCCTCAATGTTTAAGGCAGTCCTTGCAAATATGATTTTAGAAAACTCAACGGTGCAAAATTATCTAAATAATCCTGCGTCGATAAGATGGCGTATCCTTGGAATTCAATATGATAAGCTTGGACTTGCTGAAAAAGGCTTTAAACCGTCGCATATCAAATGGTACAGAGACATATCAAGAGAGATAGATGAAGAAATAAAGAAGCTTTTAGAGTATGAATATCCAGTAGGCAATGAAGTTTATAGAGATGAGACTGGAATTTATTTTATAGTTGGAGAAGATTTAGGAGATGATAAAAATGATTTAGCTATTTTGAGAAATGATTTAAATGGGATAAAGGAAGAGATATTAAAAATTTTCAAAGAAAAATCAAAAGATGAATTTTATCCTTCCATATTTCTTACAAAAGCATCAAGGGGATTGATGAACCTTACAAACCTTCTTGAAAAAGCAAGGGAAAACTTTTTAAAAGCAGATTGGAGTAAGAAAAAAGCATTAATGAATAGTGATGATGCTATCGGAATTTGTCAGGTTTGCAAGCAGAGGCTGGTTTTTGAAGGTGATAAAAGGGAGGAGAATAAGAATATTTGTAAAACTTGCTATGAAGAGAAAACACAGGGGAGAGTTGAAGAATGGCTTAAAAATAGAAGTGGTGAAACTATCTGGATGAGTGAGTTAAAAGACAAAAATGATAGAATAGCCCTTGTTGTGATGAAGTTTGAGTTGATGGATTGGTTAAATGGAGATTTGTTGAATACTTTAGTTTTGCAAACTGGTATAAACTGGAAAGATGATTTTAATAAATTTGTAAGTGAACTAAAAAATATTTGTAAGAATAATCAGGATATAGAAGTTGAGAATACAGTCTTAAAAAAATATACAGATAAAGCTCTTCATGGGCTTAAGATTAACCAAAACAAGATAATTGAATCACTTCTCCTTGAACGTTCAATTGGTGATAAATGGGAAAAGTTTATAAAAAATAAACTTGGAAAAAACGTAGATTTTGACAATAGAGAAATTAAATGGAATCTATTAAGCGAAGACGACGACACCAACAATATAAGTTTTCTATCAACTCTAATACTGCAATTTTTACTCCGGAAAAATCCATCACCAGCAAGACTTAGAAGAATATGGGAAAGCACAAAAGAATTTTTTGAAGAGATAGAAGAAAAATTTTTGTGTGTAGCAAAAATTCCAGACGAAAGAAGATATAGGCTTTACTGGGAAAATATCAATATCTCAGATGGAGAATATTTTGACGGTAATGCAATATTCTGGGCAAAAGATAAAAAGGTATATTTGATCTCTTATTTGAAAGAACTGACCACCAGTAGTTTTAAACTTAAGAAATATGAAAATGAAACCGATACCGGTATAGAATTACAATTAAACAATGCAAAAAAAGAAACTTATAAACCCTATATGTCCATCATAGACCCAACACCTATAAGCTGGCAGTTTATCATACCAGCAGAATATGTACCTGATTTTATAAAAAATGTTCAAGAACTTTATGATGAACATTTTAAATATGTTTATGGAAAATTACCACTTCACATTGGAGTAGTTATTCAGGATTATAAAAAACCATTATATGTAGGGATAAATGCATTAAGGAAAATAAGAAGAGATGTAGAAGATAGAAATGAACTCTGGATTGATATCGGAGCTAAAGAATTCAAAAATATTTATAATGAAAAAAGGGGAAAAGAGCAAAAAGAAGAACAATGTAATGAACCATACAAATATTACTCTCTTTATTTCGGGGATTTTCGGGGAAAAGATTATGAGTTTTATATAGAGCCTGAAGCAACAAAAAAATACTGGATTGAAAATATCGATGAAATTCCAGATGATAATAAAATCAAATACATTCCAAACACATTTGACTTTGAGTTTTTGGACACAAACACAAGGAGGAACGATATTTATTACGATGATGCCAATAATTACAAGCGTATTCTGGAATTTAAAGACAGTAGACCTTATGACATTGAAAAATCTTTTGATTTATTCCTAAACTTTAAAGACGTTTTCTTAAAATCAACGGCCAAGTCAAAGCTAAATAATTTAGTAAGCTTGCTATATGATAAACTTGAAAACTTTGATGGCAATGCTCCTTTATTTTTAGCCTCTGCAATAATTAACATTCTGGAACCACACAAAAATCAAGAAATTAATGAATTTATCAAGAAATGGTTTGAGATAAACAATGTTTCACATGAAGAAATTAAAGATAAAATCTCACAGGAAAAAATAAAACAATTCTTAGACATATACGAATTCTGGCACAAAGCCTTAAAGGAGGTTTAA
- a CDS encoding RAMP superfamily CRISPR-associated protein, translating into MSNGKTYEALQIIEKDLNNVNSLNEYIVFCKYLFKPKANLKDFLKKDEKPPTLDSNKIESLKKEIPFLSIDPIFREELNSGKDNGELFNFIKNHKSIDTTKDFPLAFLKEKILTSDSKTFSINNEKLKQIHQISGIITDSNHIKNLLENLPNYSFALWVKFKLIAPYFSKDDDEFYIIQNPVLKEKVFKVPMVRGSSWKGALAGAFKKLLNEENDISKRNGIIESYLRIFGAGSENIKVIEEYLREKSKNSEEFKSKILEFMLFELGIKVSRDDIDIINNENDENKLIELLNNKISQKIKRSQSNIPIEFQTHKGRAIFYPTYFDKLSLEIINPHDRRKRAGTNPIHYEVVPKNTEGILQILYIPFDGIMKNDEELKSEAKCDLENLCKAIEKLSDEGIGAKTKLGWGRFEVDQNNRIYCFNETVEIKGWKKC; encoded by the coding sequence ATGAGTAATGGGAAAACATATGAAGCATTGCAGATAATAGAAAAAGATTTAAATAATGTAAATAGCTTAAATGAATATATAGTTTTTTGTAAATATCTTTTTAAGCCCAAAGCAAATCTGAAAGATTTCCTCAAAAAGGATGAGAAACCACCTACTTTAGATAGCAATAAAATTGAATCTTTAAAAAAAGAAATTCCTTTTTTGAGTATTGACCCAATATTTCGTGAAGAATTAAATAGTGGAAAAGATAATGGAGAATTGTTTAATTTCATAAAAAATCATAAATCTATTGACACCACAAAAGATTTTCCTTTAGCTTTTTTAAAAGAAAAAATTTTAACATCAGATTCTAAAACTTTTTCAATAAATAACGAAAAATTAAAACAAATTCATCAAATTTCTGGCATTATTACAGATTCAAATCACATAAAAAATCTTTTAGAAAACCTTCCCAACTACTCCTTTGCTCTGTGGGTTAAATTTAAACTGATAGCTCCATATTTTTCAAAGGATGATGACGAATTTTACATCATTCAAAATCCAGTATTGAAAGAAAAAGTATTTAAAGTTCCAATGGTCAGGGGTTCATCCTGGAAGGGGGCTTTAGCTGGAGCTTTTAAGAAATTACTAAATGAAGAGAATGATATCAGTAAAAGAAATGGGATTATAGAAAGTTATCTCAGAATATTTGGTGCCGGCTCTGAAAATATAAAGGTAATTGAAGAATATTTGAGAGAAAAATCTAAAAATTCAGAAGAATTTAAAAGCAAAATTTTAGAGTTCATGCTCTTTGAATTGGGGATAAAGGTTTCAAGAGATGACATTGATATAATTAATAACGAAAATGATGAAAACAAACTCATAGAACTATTAAATAATAAAATATCGCAAAAAATAAAAAGATCCCAATCAAATATACCCATAGAATTTCAAACACATAAAGGAAGAGCAATATTTTATCCAACCTATTTTGATAAACTTTCCTTAGAAATTATAAACCCCCACGATAGAAGGAAAAGAGCCGGAACTAATCCAATTCATTACGAAGTTGTACCCAAAAATACAGAGGGGATTCTACAGATTTTATATATTCCATTCGATGGAATTATGAAAAATGATGAGGAATTGAAAAGTGAAGCAAAATGTGATTTAGAGAATTTATGTAAAGCAATCGAGAAATTATCTGATGAAGGCATTGGAGCTAAAACTAAACTTGGCTGGGGAAGGTTTGAAGTAGACCAGAATAACAGGATTTATTGTTTTAATGAAACAGTCGAGATTAAGGGGTGGAAGAAATGTTAG
- a CDS encoding RAMP superfamily CRISPR-associated protein: MSKSEIRVAFETITPLWTGDAWRDNTEIRPSSLIGSLRFWFEVICYFGGICKKEEFNNEKGRFEKDIKNDEIRKKLLTSGTDFNGQVQALKELGVPIPAIVFGTTGWRSLIEINEIKLIEDFYFGNRLKIPHKFCFNKNNKDEVKEENDCPKRSDNNFSVFYFKIPYFWGKIEVVFRVHNEIKDSIFLPLLTFMDKYGYWGGGWNIGYGRLKVLSVNSQNGNWEEKDKFDFSKFGINKTLTITESYEKIPDKNLLKEKVFKIRYWRKNCESINTNIKEMLKDLILEKANLRIRENNRKDRHYVFGKTGNIQNEDLPQGSKILPYINKINSSYECGLLSIVGILSLY, encoded by the coding sequence ATGAGCAAAAGTGAAATCAGAGTGGCTTTTGAAACCATCACCCCCCTTTGGACAGGCGATGCATGGAGGGATAATACAGAGATAAGACCTTCTTCTTTGATTGGGAGTTTGAGGTTCTGGTTTGAGGTGATTTGTTATTTTGGCGGGATTTGTAAGAAAGAAGAGTTTAATAATGAAAAAGGGAGGTTTGAGAAAGATATAAAGAATGATGAAATAAGAAAGAAATTACTGACATCAGGCACAGATTTTAATGGTCAGGTTCAAGCATTAAAAGAGCTTGGCGTTCCTATTCCAGCAATAGTGTTTGGCACTACGGGATGGAGAAGTTTGATTGAGATAAATGAAATTAAACTTATAGAAGATTTTTATTTCGGAAACAGATTAAAAATCCCTCATAAATTTTGCTTTAACAAAAATAATAAAGATGAGGTGAAAGAAGAGAATGATTGTCCTAAAAGATCAGATAATAATTTCTCAGTTTTTTATTTTAAAATTCCTTATTTCTGGGGTAAGATTGAAGTAGTTTTTAGAGTTCATAATGAAATAAAAGACTCTATTTTCCTTCCTTTGTTGACTTTTATGGATAAATACGGCTACTGGGGTGGTGGATGGAATATTGGGTACGGGAGGTTGAAGGTTTTAAGTGTTAATTCTCAAAATGGTAATTGGGAGGAGAAAGACAAATTTGATTTTTCAAAATTTGGTATCAATAAAACCTTAACAATAACTGAGAGTTATGAAAAAATTCCGGACAAAAATTTGTTAAAAGAAAAGGTATTTAAAATTCGATATTGGAGAAAGAACTGTGAATCAATAAATACAAACATAAAAGAAATGTTAAAGGATTTAATCCTTGAAAAAGCCAATTTAAGGATAAGGGAAAATAATCGAAAAGATAGACATTATGTATTCGGCAAAACTGGAAATATTCAAAATGAAGATTTACCACAAGGCTCTAAGATCTTACCATATATAAACAAAATCAATAGTTCCTATGAATGTGGCTTGCTTTCTATTGTTGGGATTTTGAGTTTGTATTAG